GTTTGCGTTGTTTCCTAGCTTgaaggcaaaaatcccttgacggacttctgtgattttatGAATCAgttgacggtttcagaaaaccacggtaaatccattgatggtgatATTTTTGAGTTGTGAAACCAAGATTTGGAATCTAAATATTGGAAGTTCAGATGATTATGGATAAAtggatgttggatatttaattggggatatggatattaatttggttttccATTGTGatgtgtatgttaaatatataaagatgtggagattctaaattgctTTTGTTGTACATTTATATTTAGGGATGGATCTTAGAGGCAAGGGCGTGGATGAAGGCGGAGGAAGCGAAATGGGAACTTCCGGTGCAGACGAGGTTGACACATCTAAGCTATTACGAGGAATAGCTCGCCAGGTCAGAGAAGAAATGAGGCAGGATTTTGGAGGAGCAGGTTATCCACTGGTGCACCATGGTTGCACTATTGACCAGTTCTCTCATCTGAAACCCTCGTCTTTCGAGGGTGGCACCGATCCaattaaggctgagatgtggatgcagGAAATGCAAAAAAAAATCCTGGCAGTGATGTattgtactgaggagcagagggtcctttTCGCCTCTTTCAAACTGGCCGGAGAAGCTGAACAGTGGTGGCATGCGATTAAATTGTTAGAGGAACGACGAGTGGTACCAATAGCGATGACCTGTGGTCATTTCAAGAAGGTCTTCTACGACCAACATTGCCACCACTAGAAATGCAAAGGCAGAAGAAGTTTTCAGCTTGACTCAAGGATGCCTCACTGTTCGGCAGTATGCCGCTAAATTCCTACAGTCGTCTCGTTTTGCACCTTCTGTAGTTCCAGATGAATATCAGAATGATAGGGACCCGAATCAGAGGATCCATGAGCATATGGAGTGTCTGCAGATTCATGAATTCACGGAATTGGTGGAGAAAGTTACGGTGGCAGAGTCGAGTTTGTAGAGGGGTGCAGAGGCTTTTGAGCGAAGGAAAAGGCCTACGTCTCCACGATCCCAATCAAATGTCAGGCAAGGGTCATGGAAGGGAGATAGAGATGTTTTGGGCTAGCGGTCAGAGAGGAAGGATTAGAGACGACAAGGTGATACGTCACGTCCCCACCGCCCTAGGTGTAATCAACCTCACTAGGGGGAATGCCGAGGTAGGAGTGTTATATGCTACAGGTGCGGCAAACAGGGTCACATTGCTCGGGAATGTCGAGAACCGCCGAGTAATGCACCAACCTCGAATCAGAATCAAAACCAAAGAAACAATCCAGTGCCTCGCGGCGGCAAAGGCCTGGTGTGCGTCTATACGTTGGGTACGCCTAAGGAAGGCAACACTAAAGGCTTAGGTAATGTGTTTATGTGTAATATGTCCATTAACGTTGTTTGAATTTGCATGATTTGATGTTACATATGTTTGAATTGTTTGTAACCCATAGATATGTGGTTAGTTAACTTTTTGATATGTAAGTGGGTGACTAACAAATTTCAGggatgaaatttttttctttagagggggagaatgtaacaacccagaaaattttaaataatttaaaattatgagAAGATAAAAGGGGAGGAGAAATAAATTGGAAAAGTGTGTGGcagcaagcattcgtcgacgaatggattggtctcatcgacgaatgttctacttagctcgtcgacgaggttacgtGTTTCGTCAAAGAGGAATTACCAATAGGGGTTTTTATAgactaaaattcgtcgacaagttggCCGTCTCATCGAGGAACTAtgtacaggactcgtcgatgaatcgacgtgtctcgttgacgaattcttgGGTATAAAAAAgaacttttctttcattttagcgTGCAGAATTCTTGCATGCtcaccttctctctctagaaatttggccatcctcccttctctcttcgattttgggccgcaTTTCCATTGGTTCGATAATCTGAGGCCTCTACCACACTCCTGGAAGAGTTCTCTATAAATCTGCTAGAGtgaatcgttggtgggactagttaggaattcatcccagatttaaggtaaggtcttttatgtaaaatttggatTTACCCTAATTGTAGGAAATATTAcatgcgaagaaatactgaaatttagttctgggagatgtggttttcagggcattgaacggggaaccctacgggtgcaggactggttattttaagaggcttttcaagaattaggtaaggagaaatactttataatagttttttttagtaattattaaaatgactaattttttgTAAAAATCCTACACATACAGGTATAATGTTTTGAGccaaactgatattgaaaatactgttttaattatataagtattaaattgggataaatggtgtggttgaaaccattttgatCACTAAAAGATTGTTGAGTTTGGTggaatgaggaaattgttgagaTTGTGAATTTTATTTGACTGAAATTCTTGTCTGGTGGAATACACTGATGGGATTGCGAacattgtttggttgaaaatattgGATGATTGAATATACTGTGGTATTTGCGTGGACATGGTTGATTGATCAGGTTTGTGATTGATCTGTGGTGTGGTTCATGTGAatgacgatataacgttggcagtggtatgaggaggtccttatatggacgtttatactgggaggtaaacattggcattggtatgaggaggttgtttacctatttatcataaacggggtgtttgttttgtaatctgTGTAGttgaccagtcctgtgtggacattgatgttgtatgatttgattagtcctatgtggaccagtcctgtgcggacattgatgttgtgtgatttgattagtcatgtgtgcaccagtcctgtgtggacattgatgttaTGTGAtctgattagtcctatgtggaccagtcctgtgtggacattgatgttgtgtgATCTAATTAGTCCAGTGTGGACTAGTGTTGTGCGGACATTGATGCAGTGTGATttgatcctgtgtggattgattatgataagGGTGCATGCGTGAAATTCTGTGAAGCGATTGTGTTGGTTGtgtactactatttaattaattaagtatttagggtaaagtagattactccacccgagggcttattgagaaaggcgagtacactGGTAATTAATTAtaggtaccagagtagagggaaaccacttgtatgggcgggtgatcttccctattctcggtgactttacctgaatacataacccgagggctaaCAGAGAAAGGTGATTGCCCTGGTGTTAACACTAgagcaaagggaacctacttgtatgggcaggtagatttccttattctcggaaaCTAGCATTAAAATACTGATGATTAAGGGTATGTTATCTGGACTTCTAGTGAACTATGGGAACACTTTAGATGGATATATTAAg
This Malania oleifera isolate guangnan ecotype guangnan chromosome 11, ASM2987363v1, whole genome shotgun sequence DNA region includes the following protein-coding sequences:
- the LOC131167562 gene encoding uncharacterized protein LOC131167562, producing MDLRGKGVDEGGGSEMGTSGADEVDTSKLLRGIARQVREEMRQDFGGAGYPLVHHGCTIDQFSHLKPSSFEGGTDPIKAEMWMQEMQKKILAVMYCTEEQRVLFASFKLAGEAEQWWHAIKLLEERRVVPIAMTCGHFKKYAAKFLQSSRFAPSVVPDEYQNDRDPNQRIHEHMECLQIHEFTELVEKVTVAESSL